The nucleotide sequence ATGCTTTTGGATGGTTGAAAGATAATCTAAAATACATTAATCCTAATTTAGAAAAAACAAATCCAGCATTTAAAACTATAGTTAGCGTTATTGATGAATATGAAGATACGTTATTTACTTTAAATAATTTAATTTTAAATCTATCGCTTAAATTAGACGAATTTAATACATATCAAAATAATTTAGATGATTTAAATTCAAAACTTAACGAATTAAATTCAAGGTATAACAAAATATATACCAAAAACAAAGATATATTAGAAAATTTTGATAAACTAAAAAAATATGGTGAATTCACTATTTTAAAAGAATTTACAAATATTCCAATAAATAATTATTATGAATCTGAATTCCTTGCAAATATATTAAGTTCAAAATTAGTTGAATATTATAAGCCTTATAAAAAAGACTTAAATATTTTTACATTACGAAAAGATATTTTTGAAGCTTCGGAAAAATTTTACTCTAGTAAAATAGCTTTTAATGATATTATGTTAAATATTGAAGATAAAATTAATGATATAGAAAATAATTCAGAAAACTATTTAAAAATAAATTACGCTGGTTATACTGCAGATATTTTACCTATTACGGAAATATCGTCTATATATAACTCTAAATTTGGTCCAGCTAAAGCGAATATTTCTAGATCATCTAGAATCATTTCAGATTTAGCTGATTCTGTAAAATATAAATCATTAAAAAATGATTTAAGAGAAATAGATAAAAATATATACAATCTTTTAGATAATTGGAATCCAAAACAAAGAAAGCCTTTCTTAAGATGGTTATTAAATTCTATTATAGTAGCTGGTATAACTTCAATTTTAACTGTTATGATCACCGCAGTTGCAGCTTATCCTTTCAGCCGTATGAGATTTATAGGAAGAAAAGAAGGTTTATTGTATTTAATGCTAATTCAAATGTTCCCTGCAATTATGTATATGATTGCATTATACGGAATGTTAAAATTCATGGGAGATTATTTTGGTGTAATTGGACTTGATACATTATCTGGTTTGATATTTGTATATCTTGGTGGAGTTTCATTTAATATGTGGCTTATAAAAGGGTATTATGATACAATTCCAGATTCACTTGAAGAATCTGCTATGATTGATGGAGCTACAAGATTTCAAACATTTTGGAGAATAGTACTACCATTAGCATCACCTATATTAGCTGTTGTAACTATATTATCTTTCATGGGGACATTTAATGAATTTGTATTAGCAAGAATTGTATTATCTAGTGAAACTAATTATACATATGCAGTCGGATTACAAACATTTACATCTGGACCATTTGAAACTGAATGGGGATTATTCACTGCTGCTGCATTATTAGGAGCTGTTCCAATGGTATTACTATTCTTATCAATGCAAAAATATTTAGTTGGCGGATTAACTCAAGGTTCTGTAAAAGGATAAACAATTAAAAAACACCCCCAAAAGTAATAAAATAAAAGTAGGGGGTGTTTTTTTATATAAAAGAAAATATTCAGATGTGTTAAAAAAGAAGTAATGAGATATAAGAGAACTGTATTAATGGTAAATATGTACGATAAAAATAGATGAAAAATATAATAAGGAAGATATGCTAAGGTTATTAAATGATCCTAAAATAAAATTAGACCTATCCAATGTAAAATAAATAGACACAAAAGTGGATTAAGAAGTATATTTTAAATGTAAAGCATCCTAATCATTCATAAAATATTTTAATAAAGATTAAAGGCCCCAGAGAGTACTGGAGCCTTTAATCTTTATTTTTAATTTTCCAAGCGTTAATTTTAGAATAAATCTGCTTTTCCAGCTGATCCTAAAACTTCCATTCTATCAGTAATTACTTTTATTGTATATTCTCTAGCTAATTTGAAATAATTTCTTGGATCAAATTCTTTTGGATTACCATTTAAGAATTCTCTTAAACCAGCAACAAAAGCAATCCTTAAATCTGTATCAGTATTAACCTTATTAATTCCATATTTTACTGCTTCTTGTAAAATTTCTGATGGAACACCTTTAGCTCCTCCAAAATCTGCTCCATGTTTTTCTGCAATTTCAACAAACTCAGGAACTACAGAGGATGCTCCATGTAATACTAATGGTCTTTTTACATATTCTTTTACTTTCTTTATTCTATCATAGTCTATTTTTGCAGCTCCTTTAAATTTAAAAGCACCATGTGATGTTCCTACTGCAGGAGCTAAGA is from Marinitoga sp. 38H-ov and encodes:
- a CDS encoding ABC transporter permease subunit; its protein translation is MAMIQKKNYVLRHIFLIIVLIIVLFPLVWVVTTSIRRDNAAFSPKLFSSRITLNYYRDLLFPRATVPELIKDINGTLHFIGENSDLSIDEAQNKLTDELNSFKSYISQTKDYLNSIETRFTNLKNSLNDKNIILDINKARELEYDNLLELEEKNNFNKDYIKSIKDKINELNYQIKKYIDLRSSIINVLNNIERNNENMDYYDASIETIYSTKPNYTLWKIKTYKKWLKIESNDNLLKLDPMIKDLSNNWKEILNIASKIDEYFANLEKETIGEDLDIMVNLEKEINDTQKDISLIKNKLSNIESLLLKYNNDLTALLELYIPNSSKIESAKNILDKNINTVISSPEVMILSEKVTMFYNAFSQIYDNILKLADFDVYKDAIKKYYDAFGWLKDNLKYINPNLEKTNPAFKTIVSVIDEYEDTLFTLNNLILNLSLKLDEFNTYQNNLDDLNSKLNELNSRYNKIYTKNKDILENFDKLKKYGEFTILKEFTNIPINNYYESEFLANILSSKLVEYYKPYKKDLNIFTLRKDIFEASEKFYSSKIAFNDIMLNIEDKINDIENNSENYLKINYAGYTADILPITEISSIYNSKFGPAKANISRSSRIISDLADSVKYKSLKNDLREIDKNIYNLLDNWNPKQRKPFLRWLLNSIIVAGITSILTVMITAVAAYPFSRMRFIGRKEGLLYLMLIQMFPAIMYMIALYGMLKFMGDYFGVIGLDTLSGLIFVYLGGVSFNMWLIKGYYDTIPDSLEESAMIDGATRFQTFWRIVLPLASPILAVVTILSFMGTFNEFVLARIVLSSETNYTYAVGLQTFTSGPFETEWGLFTAAALLGAVPMVLLFLSMQKYLVGGLTQGSVKG